A genomic segment from Phragmites australis chromosome 6, lpPhrAust1.1, whole genome shotgun sequence encodes:
- the LOC133921293 gene encoding microtubule-associated protein 70-2, with protein sequence MADSGGEEGNASVHKGSTRRRGPVQTGLDADELLALMHGSDPVKVELNRLENEVRDKDRELAEAHAEIKALRLSERAREKAVEELTAEYEKLDDKLKLTECLLESKNLELKKTNDEKKAATAAQFAAEATLRRVHAAQKDDDMPPIEAILAPLEAELKLSRQEIAKLQDDNRALDRLTKQKEAALLEAERTVQIALAKAAMVDDMQNKNQELMKQIEICQEENKILDRLHRQKVAEVEKLSQTVRELEEAVLAGGAVANAVRDYQRKVQEMNEERKILDRELARAKVTANRVAVVVANEWKDANDKVMPVKQWLEERRFLQGEMQQLRDKLAIAERTARSEAQLKEKYQLRLKVLEDGLRGGPSGSSRPPTEGKSICNGPPRRLSLGGVDSMSKVSPNGVLARRSPSFNSRSSLSTSSSLVLKHAKGTSRSFDGGTRSLDRGKVLGNGPHSLNRSTDAVKDCETTDSWKANAEEKGSEATNSESSDMVSGVLYDMLQKEVVSLRKACHEKDQSLKDKDDAIEMLAKKVDTLNKAMEVEAKKMRREIAAMEKEFAAVRLEKEQENKAKRLGNLKGPGTSHQTLSGRTAPRGGLTRNLQ encoded by the exons ATGGCCGacagcggcggcgaggaggggaaTGCTTCGGTGCACAAGGGCTCCacgcggcggcgggggccggTGCAGACGGGTCTGGATGCGGACGAGCTCCTCGCGCTGATGCACGGGTCGGATCCCGTCAAGGTCGAGCTCAACCGGCTCGAGAATGAAGTGAGAG ATAAGGATAGGGAGCTGGCCGAGGCGCACGCGGAGATAAAGGCGCTGCGGTTGTCGGAGAGGGCGCGGGAGAAGGCCGTCGAGGAG CTCACTGCTGAATATGAGAAGCTGGATGACAAACTCAAGCTGACAGAGTGTCTCCTTGAAAGCAAA AACCTAGaactaaaaaaaacaaatgatgagAAAAAGGCTGCAACGGCTGCTCAGTTTGCGGCCGAAGCAACGCTACGAAGAGTACATGCAGCCCAAAAGGATGATGACATGCCGCCTATTGAAGCCATTCTTGCACCACTTGAAGCAGAGTTAAAGCTTTCTAGGCAAGAG ATTGCAAAGCTCCAGGATGACAATAGAGCTTTAGACCGTTTAACAAAACAAAAGGAGGCAGCACTACTAGAAGCAGAAAGGACTGTACAAATTGCATTGGCAAAAGCTGCTATGGTTGATGACATGCAAAACAAGAACCAAGAGTTGATGAAGCAAATTGAAATCTGCCAG GAGGAAAATAAGATCTTGGACAGGTTGCACCGCCAAAAAGTTGCAGAAGTAGAAAAGCTTAGTCAAACTGTGAGAGAGCTGGAAGAGGCTGTTCTTGCTGGTGGTGCAGTTGCCAATGCTGTTAGAGATTACCAACGGAAAGTTCAAGAAATGAAT GAAGAAAGGAAAATTCTTGACCGTGAACTTGCTCGGGCAAAAGTTACCGCAAACAGGGTTGCTGTTGTAGTCGCAAATGAGTGGAAAGATGCTAACGACAAAGTAATGCCTGTTAAACAGTGGCTTGAAGAGCGCAGGTTCCTGCAG GGTGAGATGCAGCAACTTCGTGACAAACTTGCTATTGCAGAGCGAACGGCCCGATCTGAAGCTCAACTAAAG GAAAAGTATCAGTTGCGTCTAAAAGTTTTAGAAGACGGATTGAGGGGGGGCCCGAGTGGTTCTAGTCGTCCTCCTACGGAAGGGAAGAGTATATGTAACGGACCTCCCCGCCGACTTTCACTAGGTGGTGTTGATAGTATGTCTAAAGTGTCTCCAAATGGTGTGTTAGCAAGGAGATCTCCATCTTTCAATTCAAGATCCTCTCTCTCTACCAGCAGCAGTTTGGTCCTGAAGCATGCAAAAGGAACTTCAAGGTCATTTGATGGTGGTACCAGGTCGTTAGACCGGGGAAAAGTTCTTGGGAACGGACCTCATTCACTCAATAGATCTACAGACGCTGTTAAAGATTGTGAAACAACTGATAGTTGGAAGGCTAATGCAGAAGAAAAAGGTAGCGAAGCCACAAATAGTGAATCAAGTGATATGGTCTCTGGCGTACTCTATGACATGCTGCAAAAGGAGGTAGTTTCCTTGAGAAAGGCATGCCATGAGAAAGACCAAAGTCTTAAGGACAAGGATGATGCGATTGAG ATGTTAGCAAAGAAAGTGGATACGTTGAATAAAGCAATGGAAGTGGAGGCTAAAAAGATGAGGCGAGAGATAGCTGCTATGGAGAAAGAATTCGCTGCAGTGCGCCTTgagaaagaacaagaaaacaaagcCAAACGACTTGGTAATTTGAAAGGACCTGGAACTTCTCATCAGACACTTTCTGGAAG AACTGCACCACGGGGTGGGTTGACGCGCAACCTCCAATAG